In the genome of Phlebotomus papatasi isolate M1 chromosome 2, Ppap_2.1, whole genome shotgun sequence, one region contains:
- the LOC129800998 gene encoding uncharacterized protein LOC129800998, with amino-acid sequence MSTITQERDFILTKINELEQQVATTPFASYSAERLPEVESNLVFVEKSKDRFLALHHDISKRLKVQDKIDSEAEVLNTFLSLCHTIEMTLNEVVFRLREKPTQQTTHSPVDQQMMTFLVKSIMDQQKSVMSELLGTHKSGIEAVANSINTRSSRSNLKLPQIDLPVFTGNISDWQEFHDLFSSTIHTKDELTIAEKFQYLKSSLSGEPARLLKNLAVTDANYNEAWDTLVKRYNKPRNIVFDHIKTFFAQSKKVVTNPKELRQAFNTFEQVIKAMDALNTTTRDPWLIHTAMEALDPETKSLWSRTPLANNIPTWTEFMEFLESRCDSWESCYDGKSESKPTKNSSAPKVNPTQKFSKPSSSGKSSTQSAPSTLVTTVEEGKKCLICSAEYHHISQCPLFLNSPPNRRIELTKENKLCLNCLRPSHGVRDCRSSWCRKCNLKHNTLLHEAYQSTDKSHLNSQEVPVPKAGSSTQPQSNALINHVALPIQVNRHTILPSVQVLVTGQDGLKYKCRALLDSCSQTNSVSRNFANKLALPLKDSHVGAIKGIGSICTNTPQSITAEIEDKNSIISMVLEFLVLEHITDDQPAVEVKIQYQIPSHVTLADPDFGKPGPIDMLLGADVFMSVLRSRKVAGSPTLQETAFGYIVAGCFESHSESTSSISRLITCLCATEDTSLNTQMEKLWTLEEVKAQKPLSVEEQKCEAHFAFCTSRNSEGRYVVRLPTREDLQNLGDSRYLAEKRFRCIERRLQRDENLYIQYRDFMRQYESLGHMRKLPEGYTSPKPAVYLCHHPVIKESTSTPVRVVFDASAKTTSGKSLNSVLLVGAKTQDDLFEILLRFRQHNVILKADIQKMYRQIIIHEEDQNMQRILWRETPQQPLQTYLLSTVTYGTASAPFLATRCLQQLVTDEGQHFPCAAPVVERDFYVDDLLTGTSDVESALLLRQELISMLQRGGFSLKKWSSNSSEIMSQIPQEDHEKSSSLSMGEESVKTLGLNWTPNSDCFRFTTTEFHSSITKRTILSDMAKMFDPLGLLAPVTISAKILMQSLWKIQTDWDSTLDAEVCEKWLDYQSSVINSVNNIKVPRKFTSFENPKSVQLFAFSDASERAYAACVYVRSIDNENNVSSRLLCAKTKVAPLKQVSLPRLELCGAVLLKRLVEKVISALSTPISEIHAFTDSMIVLCWINAESRRWQTFVANRVSEIQNTIPATNWHHVTSKENPADLASRGVSAADLTQDSLWWNGPSWITSSELNFEATEIELPDDAHLEMRHNVSLVTTQNDFSELIGRVSSLPKLVRIVAYCRRFILNTYRTYKKQKTMSGCLSPGELSQARITIVRHVQKESFPEDYQNLSKNNVVSRQSKLRNLNPFLDETGLIRVGGRIRHADVRYDYKHPAILPPHHHITRLLALESHHSTLHGGAQMTLSHMRQNYWPLRGIDVTKRTVRECVPCFRVKPQTAEQLMSDCHISRVSGVHPFHRTGVDFCGPFHIKPPVRSKTRLKMYVALFICLATRAIHIELVADLTTSAFLASLRRFTARRGKPFEILCDNATNFVGASRELAEVQQVFESSHNQSQIIEASAEQGINFKFIPPRSPHFGGSWESSIKRLKHHLYRTIGLSHLTEQEMLTILVQIEGCLNSRPIMPMSTDPSDLEALTPGHFLIGRPLNAIPEEQLTGIPENRLKTWKLVQQRLQFFWKRWATEYLHTLQQRKKWTTLFPSLQPGALVIIKEDHLPPMKWSLGRIVKCYPGADGNVRVASVKTSSGEYTRAIVKLCPLPIPESS; translated from the coding sequence ATGTCTACCATAACTCAAGAAAGAGATTTTATTCTCACGAAGATAAATGAGCTTGAGCAGCAAGTCGCCACAACACCGTTTGCTTCGTATTCTGCAGAACGTCTTCCGGAAGTCGAAAGCAACTTGGTATTTGTTGAAAAGTCAAAGGATCGATTTCTTGCACTTCACCATGATATCAGCAAGCGACTCAAGGTGCAGGATAAAATAGATTCTGAGGCTGAAGTGCTGAATACGTTTCTTTCCTTGTGCCATACAATCGAAATGACACTTAATGAAGTGGTGTTCAGGCTTCGAGAAAAACCAACCCAGCAGACCACACATTCACCCGTGGATCAACAAATGATGACTTTCCTTGTTAAATCCATTATGGATCAGCAGAAGAGTGTCATGAGTGAGTTATTGGGAACACACAAATCAGGAATTGAAGCTGTGGCGAATTCAATCAACACACGCTCGTCAAGGTCGAATCTTAAGCTTCCTCAAATTGATCTCCCTGTTTTCACTGGAAATATTTCTGACTGGCAAGAGTTCCACGACTTGTTCAGCAGTACAATTCACACAAAAGATGAGCTCACTATTGCTGAGAAGTTTCAATACTTGAAATCATCTCTGTCTGGCGAACCAGCTCGTCTATTGAAAAATCTTGCAGTCACAGACGCCAACTACAATGAGGCATGGGATACTCTAGTGAAACGCTACAACAAACCGAGGAACATCGTCTTTGATCACATCAAGACTTTCTTTGCACAATCCAAGAAAGTCGTCACAAATCCCAAGGAACTTCGCCAGGCTTTCAATACTTTCGAACAAGTGATCAAAGCAATGGATGCTCTGAATACTACCACTCGTGACCCATGGTTAATCCACACAGCTATGGAAGCACTGGATCCCGAGACTAAGAGCCTTTGGTCACGAACTCCCTTGGCTAACAATATTCCCACATGGACAGAATTTATGGAGTTCCTTGAGAGTAGATGCGATTCCTGGGAGTCATGCTACGATGGGAAGTCTGAAAGCAAGCCTACAAAGAATTCCTCTGCCCCCAAGGTCAACCCAACTCAGAAGTTCTCTAAGCCCTCTTCATCAGGGAAGTCATCTACACAATCAGCACCTTCTACTCTCGTAACAACAGTTGAAGAGGGAAAGAAGTGTCTCATTTGTTCTGCTGAATATCATCACATATCTCAGTGTCCTCTTTTTCTCAATTCACCACCAAATCGTCGAATTGAGCTCACAAAGGAGAATAAATTGTGTTTGAATTGTCTGCGACCATCCCATGGAGTTCGAGATTGTCGCTCTAGCTGGTGCAGGAAGTGCAATTTAAAGCACAATACTCTTCTTCACGAGGCATATCAGTCTACAGACAAATCACATCTCAATTCTCAAGAAGTTCCAGTACCAAAAGCAGGATCCAGTACTCAACCTCAGTCAAATGCACTCATCAATCACGTGGCCCTACCCATACAAGTGAATCGTCATACAATTTTGCCATCTGTGCAGGTCTTGGTCACAGGACAAGATGGCCTAAAGTATAAGTGCCGCGCTCTTTTGGATTCCTGCTCACAAACAAATTCAGTCTCTCGCAATTTCGCAAACAAATTGGCTCTACCGTTGAAGGATTCTCATGTTGGTGCTATCAAGGGTATTGGGTCAATTTGCACAAACACACCTCAGTCAATCACAGCGGAAATTGAAGACAAAAACAGCATTATTTCCATGGTGTTGGAGTTCCTTGTGCTTGAGCACATCACTGATGACCAGCCAGCTgttgaagtcaaaattcagtaTCAAATCCCATCGCACGTGACTTTGGCAGATCCAGATTTTGGCAAGCCCGGTCCAATTGATATGCTGTTGGGGGCCGACGTCTTCATGAGTGTTTTGCGAAGCCGAAAAGTAGCAGGATCTCCTACGCTTCAAGAAACAGCCTTTGGCTACATAGTCGCTGGTTGTTTTGAATCACATTCGGAGTCAACATCTTCAATTTCTCGCTTGATCACATGCCTTTGTGCCACGGAAGACACTTCTCTTAACACACAAATGGAGAAGCTCTGGACTTTGGAAGAAGTTAAGGCACAAAAACCACTCAGCGTCGAAGAGCAAAAATGTGAAGCCCATTTTGCCTTTTGCACCAGTCGCAATTCAGAAGGAAGATACGTCGTAAGACTGCCAACTCGAGAGGATCTTCAGAATCTGGGGGATTCACGTTACCTAGCAGAGAAGAGATTCCGTTGTATTGAACGCCGTTTGCAGCGAGACGAGAATCTCTATATACAATACAGGGATTTCATGCGTCAATACGAATCACTGGGACACATGAGGAAGTTGCCAGAGGGATACACTTCACCAAAACCGGCAGTGTATCTGTGTCATCATCCTGTCATCAAAGAATCTACAAGTACCCCAGTCAGAGTCGTCTTTGATGCCTCTGCTAAAACGACCTCTGGAAAATCACTGAACTCAGTACTCCTAGTGGGTGCAAAAACTCAAGATGACCTGTTCGAGATCTTGCTAAGATTTCGGCAGCACAATGTGATCCTCAAGGCAGACATACAAAAAATGTACCGTCAGATTATCATCCATGAAGAGGATCAGAACATGCAGCGAATACTATGGAGGGAAACTCCACAGCAACCTCTTCAGACATATCTGCTTTCAACAGTAACCTACGGTACTGCAAGTGCCCCGTTCCTAGCTACAAGGTGCCTCCAGCAATTGGTAACTGATGAAGGTCAGCATTTTCCGTGTGCAGCACCTGTAGTGGAGAGAGACTTCTATGTCGATGACCTCCTGACGGGAACCTCAGATGTGGAGTCCGCGCTATTACTCAGGCAAGAGCTCATCTCCATGCTACAGCGTGGAGGATTCTCTTTGAAGAAGTGGTCATCCAACTCATCAGAAATCATGTCACAAATTCCACAAGAAGACCATGAAAAGAGCTCTTCACTCAGCATGGGCGAGGAAAGTGTCAAGACGTTAGGTCTTAACTGGACTCCAAACTCTGACTGCTTCAGATTCACCACTACAGAATTCCATAGTTCTATCACCAAGCGCACCATTCTGTCGGACATGGCGAAAATGTTCGATCCCCTGGGTCTTCTGGCTCCTGTCACAATCTCAGCTAAGATCCTTATGCAGTCGCTATGGAAGATCCAGACGGATTGGGATTCAACTCTTGATGCTGAAGTATGTGAAAAGTGGTTAGATTATCAAAGCAGTGTTATCAACTCAGTGAACAATATCAAAGTACCAAGAAAATTTACTAGtttcgaaaatccaaaatcagtgCAGTTGTTCGCCTTCAGCGACGCTTCAGAAAGAGCATATGCAGCCTGTGTTTATGTTCGTAGCATAGATAATGAAAACAATGTGAGTTCGCGATTGTTGTGTGCTAAAACCAAAGTTGCGCCTCTTAAGCAAGTATCTTTGCCCCGACTTGAGCTCTGTGGTGCTGTTTTGCTCAAAAGGCTAGTTGAAAAAGTGATCAGTGCTCTGTCAACTCCAATCAGTGAGATCCACGCGTTCACCGACTCAATGATTGTCTTGTGTTGGATCAATGCAGAATCTCGAAGGTGGCAAACATTTGTCGCTAACAGGGTGTCTGAGATTCAGAACACCATTCCCGCAACCAATTGGCATCATGTGACGTCCAAGGAAAATCCCGCAGACCTTGCATCACGTGGAGTGTCAGCCGCAGATCTCACACAAGATTCACTCTGGTGGAACGGTCCATCATGGATCACAAGTTCAGAACTCAATTTCGAGGCCACAGAAATTGAATTGCCAGATGATGCTCATCTCGAAATGCGTCATAACGTCTCCCTTGTGACTACTCAAAATGATTTCTCCGAACTGATTGGGCGTGTTTCGTCTCTTCCCAAGCTTGTGCGAATTGTCGCATATTGTCGCAGATTTATTCTCAACACATACCGCACGTACAAGAAGCAGAAAACGATGTCTGGCTGTCTTTCTCCAGGAGAATTAAGTCAGGCTCGTATTACAATTGTTCGTCATGTCCAAAAGGAATCGTTCCCCGAGGATTATCAGAATCTCAGCAAGAACAACGTCGTATCCAGACAGTCCAAACTTCGAAATCTGAATCCGTTTTTGGATGAAACTGGCCTCATACGAGTTGGCGGCAGAATTCGACATGCGGATGTTCGTTATGATTACAAACACCCTGCTATTCTACCACCTCATCATCACATCACTCGTCTTCTTGCCTTGGAGTCACATCACAGTACTCTTCATGGAGGAGCTCAAATGACATTGTCTCACATGCGCCAGAACTATTGGCCACTGAGGGGAATCGACGTGACCAAAAGAACCGTTCGAGAATGCGTTCCATGTTTTCGTGTGAAACCGCAAACAGCAGAACAGCTCATGAGTGACTGTCACATCTCAAGGGTTTCCGGAGTCCATCCATTTCATCGAACTGGAGTGGATTTCTGTGGACCATTCCACATCAAGCCTCCTGTACGCTCCAAGACACGTCTCAAGATGTATGTGGCATTGTTCATCTGCCTCGCAACTCGAGCAATTCACATAGAACTCGTCGCTGATCTCACAACTAGTGCTTTTCTCGCATCTCTCAGACGTTTTACAGCGCGCCGAGGAAAGCCGTTTGAGATACTTTGCGACAACGCGACCAATTTTGTTGGAGCGAGTCGAGAATTGGCCGAAGTTCAACAAGTGTTTGAGTCATCTCACAATCAATCTCAGATCATCGAGGCTTCAGCTGAACAGGGAATCAACTTCAAGTTTATTCCACCACGCAGCCCTCACTTCGGCGGGTCCTGGGAGTCTTCAATCAAACGGCTTAAACATCACTTGTATCGGACAATTGGACTCTCTCATCTCACAGAACAAGAAATGCTCACAATTTTGGTTCAAATTGAAGGATGTTTGAACTCACGTCCCATCATGCCAATGTCCACGGATCCATCAGACCTCGAAGCTCTCACTCCCGGACATTTTTTAATCGGACGTCCTCTCAATGCCATCCCAGAAGAACAGTTGACAGGAATCCCAGAAAATCGACTCAAAACATGGAAGCTCGTTCAACAAAGACTACAATTCTTTTGGAAAAGGTGGGCTACAGAGTATTTACACACTCTGCAACAACGCAAGAAGTGGACCACACTTTTCCCGTCTCTGCAGCCAGGTGCCCTTGTCATCATCAAAGAAGATCACTTGCCGCCAATGAAATGGAGTCTAGGACGAATCGTCAAGTGTTACCCAGGAGCAGATGGCAACGTCAGAGTTGCTTCCGTCAAAACCTCATCAGGAGAATACACAAGGGCAATCGTCAAGCTTTGCCCACTTCCCATACCAGAATCatcttaa